A portion of the Andreesenia angusta genome contains these proteins:
- a CDS encoding valine--tRNA ligase, with protein MDNIAKTYSPKDFEDKIYKQWEDGDYFVANPKSGKKPYTIMMPPPNVTGNLHMGHALNNTMQDILIRWKRMSGYEVLWLPGTDHASISTEAKVVGKLESEGKTKYEIGREAFLDEAWAWTKEYGGNIRNQLKKLGISCDWSRERFTLDEGLSKAVEEVFIKLYEKGLVYRGDRIINWCPSCQTAISDAEVEHEESQGKFWHIKYPVKDSDESLIIATTRPETMLGDLAVAVNPEDERYSHLVGKTLILPLVDREIPVIADNYVEKDFGSGAVKITPSHDPNDFEVGERHDLGQLKVMNDDGSINDNGGAYAGMGRYEARKAIVADLEAGGYLVKIEDHLHNVGHCERCKTVVEPLISKQWFVSMKELAAPALEAYKSKEVNFVPERFGKTYSHWLEDIRDWCVSRQLWWGHRLPVYYCDCGEVIVSSEEPKSCPKCAGSSIKRDPDTLDTWFSSALWPFSTLGWPEETEDLSYFYPTDVLVTGYDIIFFWVVRMVFSGIEHMGEVPFKDVLINGLVRDSQGRKMSKSLGNGIDPLELIDEYGADALRFMLVTGNTPGNDMRFHIERVESSRNFANKLWNASRFVMMNLEGDHALDRNALREEDKWIISRLNGVVAEIDENLSKYELGIAAGKIYDFTWNEYCDWYIELVKPRLYGEDEETKSVAKGVLLHVLKQILKLLHPFMPYITEEIWSSLPGVEDVLITAEWPQCSQENSYKESEEGLEYVMDCIKHIRNIRAEMNVVPSRKAKTIFVTEDESVAKLLENSEIYFKTLASASEIEVKSDKSGIGDDAVSAVVSKTEIFLPLEELVDMEKEIERLEKEKSKLEGEIKRVNGKLSNEGFVSKAPQSVIDEEKEKKAKYESMMEKVIERLESLKK; from the coding sequence ATGGATAATATAGCTAAGACGTACAGTCCTAAGGACTTTGAAGACAAGATATATAAGCAGTGGGAAGACGGGGACTACTTTGTGGCAAACCCTAAGAGTGGCAAAAAGCCGTACACCATAATGATGCCGCCGCCGAATGTGACAGGAAACCTTCACATGGGTCATGCGCTCAACAACACAATGCAGGACATACTTATAAGATGGAAGAGGATGTCTGGGTATGAAGTGCTTTGGCTTCCGGGAACGGACCATGCGAGCATCTCCACAGAGGCCAAAGTTGTAGGCAAGCTTGAGAGCGAGGGCAAGACCAAGTACGAGATAGGAAGGGAAGCCTTTTTAGACGAAGCTTGGGCTTGGACAAAGGAGTACGGCGGAAATATCAGAAACCAGCTTAAGAAGCTTGGGATATCATGCGACTGGTCTAGAGAGAGGTTCACGCTGGATGAGGGCTTAAGCAAGGCTGTTGAAGAGGTATTTATAAAGCTGTACGAGAAAGGTCTTGTGTACAGAGGAGACAGGATAATAAACTGGTGTCCAAGCTGTCAGACGGCTATCTCTGACGCAGAGGTGGAGCATGAGGAGTCGCAGGGCAAGTTTTGGCATATAAAATACCCTGTGAAAGACAGCGATGAATCGCTTATAATAGCGACTACAAGGCCAGAGACTATGCTTGGAGACCTCGCTGTTGCAGTGAACCCTGAAGACGAGAGGTACAGCCATCTTGTGGGCAAGACGCTGATACTTCCACTGGTGGACAGAGAGATACCTGTTATAGCGGACAACTATGTAGAGAAGGACTTCGGAAGCGGAGCTGTTAAGATAACTCCTTCACACGACCCTAACGACTTTGAGGTTGGAGAGAGACATGACCTTGGACAGCTCAAGGTGATGAACGACGACGGAAGCATAAACGACAACGGTGGAGCATACGCCGGAATGGGCAGATACGAGGCCAGAAAGGCAATAGTGGCGGATCTTGAAGCAGGCGGATACCTTGTAAAGATAGAAGATCACCTTCACAACGTAGGCCACTGTGAGAGATGTAAGACTGTAGTGGAGCCACTGATTTCAAAGCAGTGGTTTGTATCCATGAAAGAGCTTGCAGCCCCTGCACTAGAGGCTTACAAGAGTAAAGAAGTCAACTTCGTGCCGGAGAGGTTCGGAAAGACTTACTCGCACTGGCTAGAGGATATCAGGGACTGGTGTGTATCTAGACAGCTTTGGTGGGGACATAGACTGCCTGTTTACTACTGCGACTGCGGAGAGGTAATAGTCTCTTCAGAAGAGCCTAAGTCATGCCCTAAATGTGCAGGCTCTAGCATAAAGAGAGATCCTGACACGCTTGATACTTGGTTCTCTTCAGCGCTATGGCCGTTCTCTACGCTTGGCTGGCCGGAAGAGACTGAAGATCTAAGCTACTTCTACCCTACAGACGTGCTTGTAACAGGATACGACATAATCTTCTTCTGGGTAGTCAGAATGGTTTTCTCAGGGATAGAGCATATGGGAGAAGTCCCATTCAAAGACGTGCTTATAAACGGGCTTGTAAGGGACTCGCAGGGAAGAAAGATGAGCAAGTCGCTTGGAAACGGAATAGATCCGCTGGAGCTTATAGACGAGTACGGGGCAGATGCGCTTAGATTTATGCTTGTGACTGGAAACACGCCTGGAAACGACATGAGATTCCACATAGAGAGAGTGGAGTCGAGCAGGAACTTTGCAAACAAGCTCTGGAACGCATCTAGATTTGTGATGATGAACCTAGAGGGAGACCATGCACTCGACAGAAATGCACTTAGAGAGGAAGACAAGTGGATAATCTCAAGGCTAAACGGAGTGGTAGCAGAGATAGACGAAAACCTCTCCAAGTATGAGCTTGGGATAGCTGCAGGCAAGATATACGACTTCACTTGGAACGAGTACTGCGACTGGTATATAGAGCTTGTAAAACCTAGGCTCTACGGGGAAGATGAGGAGACCAAGTCTGTTGCAAAAGGTGTGCTGCTTCATGTGCTAAAGCAGATACTGAAGCTGCTTCATCCTTTCATGCCTTATATAACAGAGGAGATATGGAGCTCGCTTCCAGGAGTAGAGGATGTGCTTATAACTGCTGAATGGCCTCAATGCTCCCAAGAAAACAGCTACAAGGAGTCTGAAGAGGGACTTGAGTATGTGATGGACTGTATAAAGCACATCAGAAACATAAGGGCAGAGATGAATGTAGTGCCTTCGAGAAAGGCCAAGACAATATTCGTGACTGAAGACGAGAGCGTGGCTAAACTGCTTGAAAACTCGGAGATATACTTCAAGACTCTAGCTTCAGCTTCAGAGATAGAGGTGAAGAGCGACAAGTCTGGAATAGGCGACGACGCTGTTTCCGCAGTAGTTTCAAAGACTGAGATATTCCTTCCACTAGAAGAGCTTGTAGACATGGAGAAGGAAATAGAGAGGCTTGAAAAAGAGAAGTCCAAATTGGAAGGCGAGATCAAGAGAGTAAACGGAAAGCTTTCAAATGAGGGCTTTGTGAGCAAGGCACCTCAGTCTGTAATAGACGAGGAAAAAGAGAAAAAAGCCAAGTACGAGAGCATGATGGAAAAAGTGATTGAGAGACTTGAGAGCCTTAAAAAATAA